One region of Pyramidobacter sp. YE332 genomic DNA includes:
- a CDS encoding ABC transporter substrate-binding protein: MKRYLHLLTVCAAFLALTALTGQAGAVSSDVPSESELIVAGSEIACGVDPTVYPAADYLLNMGAGEILFKAGADGIIRPSLAKEAVQLDEHSWEIRLRPEAVFWSGAPVTAEAVVASLMRSKALDMKANPHLKGMTFSAADENTVRVVTDAANVDITENLSSSQLVIHNTAAPYSYDGAESADYTGMYRIVSFEPSRRMVFEKNENYWGTKPEIQRVVHEQIGDSDARVMAALSGQYHVVMDIDRTAYKQFTENAASHIVMVPGAQTMTVYLNTEKSALSDERVRRALSWGLDRRELILLGMEGLSEPVTTWLGANPAYADIKNAFFDSYDPEKAAALLDEAGWRLEADGYRYRNGAQLAMTVRSFRNDKALGEAVQIQWRRLGVNVSVRHGDYSLMSDAYKTGDWDGAIEGWGTFGNVLGLLNTQYGANGTANYGRYRDARVDDLLARLAAAGSREERGKIARELSLHIAEKSPAVYICPRPQITAVSNKLRGFVPHFRQFENVVNANLRIVE; encoded by the coding sequence ATGAAACGATATTTGCACTTGTTGACCGTGTGCGCCGCTTTTTTGGCCCTGACGGCGCTGACCGGGCAGGCCGGAGCCGTGTCGTCCGACGTCCCGTCCGAGTCCGAACTGATCGTCGCCGGCAGCGAGATCGCCTGCGGCGTGGATCCGACGGTGTACCCCGCCGCGGATTACCTCCTGAACATGGGGGCGGGCGAGATTCTTTTCAAGGCGGGGGCCGACGGGATTATTCGACCTTCGCTCGCCAAGGAAGCCGTTCAGCTGGACGAACATTCATGGGAGATCCGCCTGCGCCCCGAAGCCGTTTTCTGGAGCGGAGCGCCGGTGACGGCGGAGGCCGTCGTCGCTTCTCTGATGCGTTCGAAGGCGTTGGACATGAAAGCGAATCCTCACCTGAAGGGAATGACGTTTTCCGCCGCAGACGAAAATACGGTGCGGGTCGTCACGGATGCTGCGAACGTTGATATCACCGAAAATCTTTCTTCTTCGCAGCTGGTTATCCACAACACCGCCGCGCCGTACTCGTACGACGGCGCGGAATCGGCGGACTATACCGGCATGTACCGGATCGTCTCTTTCGAGCCGTCGCGGCGCATGGTCTTCGAGAAAAACGAGAATTACTGGGGAACGAAGCCGGAGATCCAGCGTGTGGTCCATGAACAGATCGGGGATTCCGACGCGCGGGTCATGGCGGCGTTGAGCGGCCAGTACCATGTGGTGATGGATATCGATCGCACCGCCTATAAACAGTTTACCGAGAACGCGGCGTCCCATATCGTGATGGTGCCCGGAGCCCAGACGATGACGGTCTATCTCAACACCGAAAAGAGCGCCCTCAGCGACGAACGCGTGCGCCGGGCGCTGAGCTGGGGACTGGACCGGCGCGAGCTGATCCTTCTGGGCATGGAAGGGCTAAGCGAACCCGTAACGACCTGGCTCGGAGCGAACCCCGCCTATGCCGACATAAAGAACGCTTTTTTCGACTCCTACGATCCGGAAAAAGCCGCCGCGCTTCTCGACGAGGCCGGCTGGCGTCTGGAGGCCGACGGCTACCGGTATAGGAACGGCGCACAGCTTGCCATGACCGTGCGCTCTTTCCGCAACGACAAGGCGCTGGGAGAGGCCGTCCAGATTCAATGGCGCAGGCTGGGGGTAAACGTGTCGGTCCGTCACGGCGATTATTCCCTGATGTCCGACGCGTACAAGACCGGCGATTGGGACGGAGCCATCGAGGGCTGGGGAACGTTCGGAAATGTTTTGGGACTTCTGAACACGCAATACGGCGCGAACGGAACCGCAAATTACGGACGCTATCGCGACGCGCGCGTCGACGATCTGCTGGCGCGGCTTGCGGCCGCCGGCAGCAGGGAGGAACGCGGCAAGATCGCCAGAGAACTGTCGCTGCATATCGCCGAGAAATCCCCCGCCGTCTATATTTGCCCGCGCCCGCAGATTACTGCCGTCAGCAACAAACTGCGGGGATTCGTCCCGCATTTTCGCCAGTTCGAAAACGTCGTGAACGCGAATCTGAGAATCGTGGAATAG
- the thiM gene encoding hydroxyethylthiazole kinase, with protein MAVPAELWAVWERISRRRPLVHCITNPVTVNDCANVLLAAGARPFMAAHPDEVEEVQRHADALVVNMGAIAQLDSIGKAARQAAERGHPIIVDPVGVAASSLRRRSCIALLKEFPVACVRGNGAEIRALLGDTGTARGVDASSEDAASAHETAVQLARRYGCVAVASGAVDAVTDGRRTFSVGNGDAMMARVTGMGCMLSSLLGAAFAVENSLRAAAAVCAVVGLSGEQAAAGTCAARRGPAYFRDLFVDTLFSLDEAQFMGGAKYSEG; from the coding sequence ATGGCGGTTCCCGCTGAACTGTGGGCGGTGTGGGAGAGAATTTCCCGCCGCCGTCCGCTCGTCCACTGCATCACCAACCCGGTGACCGTGAACGACTGCGCCAACGTCCTGCTGGCCGCCGGCGCGCGTCCCTTTATGGCCGCTCATCCCGATGAGGTGGAAGAGGTGCAGCGCCATGCCGACGCGCTGGTGGTCAATATGGGGGCCATCGCGCAGCTGGATTCCATCGGAAAAGCGGCGCGGCAGGCCGCCGAGCGCGGGCATCCGATCATTGTCGATCCGGTCGGCGTTGCCGCTTCTTCGCTCCGCCGCCGCAGCTGCATCGCGCTGCTGAAAGAATTTCCCGTGGCCTGCGTACGGGGCAACGGCGCGGAGATCCGAGCCCTGCTTGGCGACACGGGAACGGCGAGGGGCGTCGACGCATCTTCGGAAGACGCGGCGTCTGCGCACGAAACTGCGGTGCAGCTGGCGCGGCGGTACGGCTGCGTAGCGGTTGCTTCCGGCGCCGTCGATGCGGTCACCGACGGACGCCGAACGTTCAGCGTTGGCAACGGCGATGCGATGATGGCCCGCGTCACGGGTATGGGCTGCATGCTGTCGTCGCTGCTCGGCGCCGCGTTCGCCGTCGAAAATTCCCTGCGCGCGGCGGCCGCCGTCTGCGCCGTCGTGGGGCTGAGCGGCGAGCAGGCTGCCGCCGGAACGTGCGCGGCGCGGCGCGGCCCTGCGTATTTCCGCGACCTGTTCGTCGACACTCTTTTCAGCCTCGATGAAGCTCAATTCATGGGAGGAGCAAAATATTCCGAGGGCTGA
- a CDS encoding ABC transporter permease, which yields MKKEKRSAKIFVGAALLCLVAVSVVGAPLLTGCAPDAADSARRLESFSARHPFGTDRFGRDILARTLYGGRVTLVSSFAALGMGLVIGVQLGILAGLHSQTAFDTILMRIIDVLMAFPFMVFAMVVAALWGPGLTQLLVAVVAVWWVPFARISRSVVLQIKNDPSVLAARVLGASEPRIVFCELLPKTIGSVAVLATFELGTLILSISALSFLGLGAQPPLPEWGSMLSDARAHFFQHPHLLFGPALFVVVTVLALNFIGEGLRDVMDPYEGVRL from the coding sequence ATGAAAAAGGAAAAACGTTCCGCGAAAATATTTGTGGGAGCGGCGCTGCTGTGCCTCGTCGCCGTATCGGTCGTCGGCGCGCCGCTGCTGACCGGTTGCGCTCCGGATGCGGCGGACAGCGCGCGACGCCTGGAAAGTTTCAGCGCGCGCCATCCGTTCGGCACGGATCGTTTCGGCCGGGATATCCTTGCCCGTACGCTTTACGGCGGGCGGGTGACGCTGGTCTCTTCCTTCGCGGCGCTCGGCATGGGGCTGGTGATCGGCGTTCAGCTGGGGATCCTGGCGGGGCTGCACAGCCAGACGGCGTTCGATACGATTCTGATGCGGATCATAGACGTGCTCATGGCGTTTCCGTTCATGGTCTTCGCCATGGTCGTCGCCGCGCTGTGGGGCCCCGGCCTGACGCAGCTTCTGGTTGCGGTGGTCGCCGTCTGGTGGGTGCCGTTTGCCAGAATTTCGCGGAGCGTCGTCCTGCAGATAAAGAACGATCCCAGCGTGCTGGCCGCCAGAGTGCTGGGAGCGTCCGAACCGAGGATCGTTTTCTGCGAGCTTTTGCCCAAAACGATCGGCTCCGTCGCGGTTCTGGCGACCTTTGAGCTGGGAACGCTGATCCTTTCGATTTCCGCTCTTTCCTTTCTGGGGCTGGGCGCGCAGCCGCCTCTGCCCGAGTGGGGCAGCATGCTTTCGGACGCCCGGGCCCATTTTTTCCAACATCCCCACCTGCTGTTCGGCCCCGCCCTTTTCGTCGTCGTTACGGTGCTGGCGCTGAACTTTATCGGCGAGGGCCTGCGCGACGTCATGGATCCTTACGAGGGGGTGCGGCTTTAG
- a CDS encoding IS5 family transposase (programmed frameshift) codes for MEERRYELTSSEWNRIKRMLPPEHPKSGQRGRPAKYDNRRIINGILWLARSGAPWRDLPERYGKWQAVYARFRLWKQRGIFEAIFAALSADADMENLSIDSTSCKVHQSANGRGKTPEGGKKGQAIGMSRGGKNTKIHAIVDGLGNPLALLLSPGNDHDSRHAVSLLGQAEIRGSNVIGDKAYGSQAIREYITSREGSYTIPPKSDNPEPWFIDEHVYKERHLVECFFQKIKWFRRIFTRYDKLDASFFAFVLVAASVILLK; via the exons ATGGAAGAGAGAAGATATGAACTGACCTCCAGCGAGTGGAATCGAATCAAGAGAATGCTGCCGCCCGAACACCCGAAATCAGGTCAACGTGGACGCCCGGCAAAATACGATAACCGCAGGATCATCAATGGGATTCTGTGGCTTGCCAGAAGTGGAGCGCCATGGAGAGATCTTCCGGAGCGTTACGGCAAATGGCAGGCAGTTTACGCACGTTTCAGGCTGTGGAAACAGCGGGGAATATTCGAGGCGATCTTTGCCGCCCTAAGCGCTGATGCCGACATGGAAAATCTCTCTATCGACTCCACGTCCTGCAAAGTACATCAAAGTGCCAACGGGAGAGGGAAAACCCCGGAAGGGGGAAAAAAGGGG CAAGCGATTGGCATGTCCAGAGGCGGCAAGAATACGAAAATTCATGCGATAGTAGATGGTTTAGGCAATCCGCTGGCGCTCCTGCTCAGTCCCGGCAATGACCACGATTCCCGCCATGCCGTGTCCTTGCTCGGGCAAGCGGAAATCAGAGGGAGCAACGTCATCGGCGATAAGGCTTACGGTTCGCAAGCCATCAGAGAGTACATTACTTCTCGGGAGGGAAGTTACACTATCCCGCCGAAGAGCGATAATCCCGAACCGTGGTTTATAGATGAGCATGTTTACAAGGAACGACACTTGGTTGAATGTTTCTTTCAGAAAATCAAATGGTTCCGTAGAATTTTCACCCGCTATGACAAACTTGACGCTTCGTTTTTCGCTTTTGTTCTTGTCGCTGCCAGTGTTATTTTATTGAAATAA
- a CDS encoding flavin reductase gives MDSRIMHQLTYGLFVLSAAENGKDNGCIINTVTQVSAAPAHVTISVCKQNYTHDMIARTGRFNVAILDITAPFDLFQRFGFQSGRDADKFAGVETIRTANGILIPTEHVNAWFSGKVLQAWELGSHSLFLADIKGGEIMSGKEPATYAFYHKNIKPRPQAGKRKGWRCKICGYVYEGEELPPIMCAHCASTARPTSSGSSS, from the coding sequence ATGGATTCGCGAATTATGCATCAGCTGACGTACGGTTTGTTTGTGCTCAGCGCGGCGGAAAACGGCAAGGACAACGGCTGTATCATCAACACGGTAACGCAGGTGTCGGCAGCCCCCGCCCATGTGACCATCTCGGTCTGCAAACAGAACTACACTCACGATATGATCGCGCGCACGGGGCGATTCAACGTGGCGATCCTCGATATCACGGCGCCGTTCGATCTGTTTCAGCGCTTCGGTTTCCAGAGCGGGCGCGACGCCGACAAGTTTGCCGGCGTTGAGACCATTCGCACGGCTAACGGCATTTTGATCCCAACCGAACATGTGAACGCCTGGTTCTCGGGAAAAGTCCTGCAAGCGTGGGAACTGGGTTCGCATTCGCTGTTCCTCGCGGATATCAAGGGCGGAGAGATCATGTCCGGCAAAGAGCCGGCGACGTACGCCTTCTATCACAAGAACATCAAGCCCCGGCCGCAGGCGGGCAAGAGAAAAGGCTGGCGCTGCAAGATCTGCGGCTACGTGTACGAGGGCGAAGAACTGCCCCCGATTATGTGTGCCCATTGTGCAAGCACGGCGCGGCCGACTTCGAGCGGATCGAGTAGTTGA
- a CDS encoding LysR family transcriptional regulator, translating into MNTEQLKTFLSLAETKNFSRSAEALIISQSTVSKRIGELEKETGQPLFLRGRGGVRLTGAGQALREYAEQIVNLEEKALGQMNRTGPYSGYLILGSAYAYYDMYLCRNLRIFAERHPDISVWVKCGHTGALLNELRRALLDVAFTHHPLHNPDYVCTCVGEDELVLVTDAKNTEHCDGISYASVKELPMIDSNFLYGTTQRRLFPPSCQFQLRVDIASCAVPLLKGGGWYAILARKHVEPQLQSGQLRVIPVRDEKIPPVQHYVVYRKESGQQPAVQKFLSEL; encoded by the coding sequence ATGAACACGGAACAGCTCAAGACGTTTCTTTCTCTCGCGGAGACAAAGAATTTTTCACGTTCCGCCGAAGCGCTGATCATCTCTCAGTCTACGGTGAGCAAACGGATCGGCGAACTGGAAAAGGAAACGGGGCAGCCCTTGTTCTTGCGCGGTCGCGGCGGCGTCAGGCTGACCGGCGCGGGGCAGGCGCTTCGCGAGTACGCCGAACAGATCGTGAATCTGGAAGAAAAAGCCCTGGGGCAGATGAACCGTACCGGCCCGTATTCGGGGTATCTCATCCTGGGGAGCGCATACGCTTACTACGACATGTACCTTTGCAGGAATCTGCGGATCTTCGCAGAACGGCACCCCGACATTTCCGTGTGGGTAAAGTGCGGGCATACGGGCGCGCTCCTCAATGAGCTGAGGCGTGCTCTGCTCGACGTCGCGTTCACGCACCACCCGCTCCACAATCCCGATTACGTCTGCACATGCGTCGGCGAGGACGAACTCGTCCTCGTGACCGACGCGAAAAACACGGAGCACTGCGACGGCATTTCATACGCAAGCGTCAAAGAACTGCCGATGATAGATTCCAACTTTCTTTACGGAACGACGCAGCGCCGCCTTTTTCCCCCTTCCTGTCAATTCCAGTTGAGAGTGGATATCGCCTCCTGCGCCGTGCCGCTCCTGAAAGGCGGCGGCTGGTACGCCATTTTAGCCAGGAAGCACGTGGAGCCTCAACTCCAGTCCGGTCAGCTGCGCGTCATTCCGGTACGCGACGAAAAGATCCCCCCGGTTCAACACTATGTGGTTTACCGGAAAGAAAGCGGGCAGCAACCCGCCGTTCAAAAATTTCTTTCCGAACTCTGA
- a CDS encoding ABC transporter permease — MCGVLVLRRIGGALVTLLLASMIVFALVRFAPGDPVDMALGLVSNDLGVNTEMLEERKAELRELHGLNDSVPVQYLRWLKRLAALDLGRSMRTGRPVLRELLGLIPATLLLSSAALLVESALGLSLGLYSAIKAGRFQDGLVRMMCVVMASLPAFVFSLVLLFVFSIRLRWYGISSYAGLSRLWLPALALGLAGAPPVVRMVRAVMLAELGKLYVAASQSRGLPRSLILRGAFLNALLPVITTLALSFAHLIGGSVVIESIFNWPGLGNYAMNSVLLHDYPAVQGYTVLTVAAVVMINLLVEVAYIVADPRVRKSGREAGLSGKRRNDV; from the coding sequence ATGTGCGGGGTGTTGGTTTTGCGCCGGATCGGCGGCGCGCTTGTTACGCTGCTGCTTGCTTCCATGATCGTGTTCGCGCTGGTGCGCTTTGCTCCCGGCGATCCGGTCGATATGGCGCTGGGGCTGGTGTCCAACGATCTTGGCGTCAATACGGAGATGCTCGAAGAACGAAAGGCCGAACTGAGGGAACTGCACGGGCTGAACGACAGCGTCCCCGTTCAGTATCTTCGCTGGCTGAAAAGGCTGGCCGCCCTCGATCTGGGGCGTTCCATGCGGACGGGACGCCCCGTGCTGCGGGAGCTGCTCGGCTTGATCCCGGCGACGCTGCTGTTGTCGTCCGCCGCCTTGTTGGTTGAATCGGCGCTTGGATTGTCGCTGGGGCTTTATTCCGCAATCAAGGCCGGCCGATTCCAGGATGGGCTGGTCCGTATGATGTGCGTCGTGATGGCTTCTTTGCCGGCTTTTGTTTTCTCGCTGGTTTTGCTTTTTGTTTTTTCGATCCGGCTGCGCTGGTACGGAATAAGCAGTTACGCGGGATTATCCCGGCTGTGGCTGCCGGCGCTCGCGCTGGGACTGGCCGGCGCGCCGCCGGTCGTGCGCATGGTGCGCGCCGTCATGCTTGCCGAGCTCGGCAAGCTTTATGTCGCGGCGTCGCAGTCCCGCGGATTGCCGCGGAGCCTTATTCTGCGCGGGGCGTTTTTGAACGCGCTGCTTCCCGTTATTACAACGCTTGCGCTGTCTTTTGCCCATCTGATCGGCGGTTCCGTCGTCATCGAGAGCATCTTCAACTGGCCGGGGTTGGGGAACTACGCCATGAACAGCGTTTTACTTCATGATTATCCCGCGGTGCAGGGGTATACCGTTTTGACGGTCGCGGCGGTCGTCATGATCAACCTCCTTGTGGAGGTCGCCTATATCGTGGCCGATCCTCGCGTGCGGAAGAGCGGGCGCGAAGCCGGCCTGTCCGGAAAGCGGAGGAACGATGTATGA
- a CDS encoding D-alanine--D-alanine ligase family protein — protein METKKKVALLFGGQSSEHEVSCVSGATVARNIDREKYDLLLIGITKDGRWLHVESVDQIVSGEWRQSRKGAALLPDAALKSVLLSDGGRFSLERVDVLFPVLHGLYGEDGCPQGIAELAQIPYVGCDVLSSAATMDKATAKAVLERCGIPQARYVAFRREELDDMDGVVRRVESELSYPVFVKPSNAGSSCGVSKAGSRAQLVDALRAAAAQDCKVIAEETIVGRELECALLGGWDAEASGVGEILAGAEFYDYDAKYNSSASRTVVDPPLPEGKREEIRAMAKKIFRAMDCRGLSRADFFLEKGTDRVVFNEINTIPGFTAISMYPKLWEAAGVPLPDLVEKLIESAAVTRRR, from the coding sequence ATGGAAACGAAGAAAAAAGTGGCGCTGCTGTTCGGCGGCCAGTCGTCGGAGCATGAAGTGTCCTGCGTTTCGGGCGCGACGGTGGCCCGCAATATCGACAGGGAAAAATACGACCTGCTTCTGATCGGCATCACTAAGGACGGGCGTTGGCTCCACGTCGAGTCGGTCGATCAGATCGTTTCGGGCGAGTGGCGTCAGAGCCGCAAAGGCGCGGCGCTGCTGCCCGACGCGGCGCTGAAAAGCGTTCTGCTCAGCGACGGAGGGCGCTTTTCCCTTGAGCGCGTCGACGTGCTTTTTCCCGTCCTGCACGGCCTGTACGGCGAAGACGGCTGCCCGCAGGGCATCGCCGAACTGGCGCAGATCCCTTACGTGGGCTGCGACGTGCTGTCGTCGGCCGCGACGATGGACAAAGCGACGGCCAAAGCCGTTCTGGAACGCTGCGGCATCCCGCAGGCGCGTTACGTTGCGTTTCGGCGGGAGGAGCTGGACGACATGGACGGCGTCGTGCGCCGCGTCGAGTCCGAACTGAGCTATCCCGTTTTCGTCAAGCCCTCCAACGCCGGTTCGTCCTGCGGCGTCTCCAAGGCGGGGAGCCGCGCGCAGCTTGTCGACGCGTTACGGGCTGCCGCCGCTCAGGACTGCAAAGTGATCGCCGAAGAGACCATCGTCGGCCGCGAACTGGAATGCGCGCTCCTCGGCGGCTGGGATGCCGAAGCCAGCGGCGTGGGCGAGATCCTCGCCGGCGCCGAATTTTATGATTACGACGCCAAGTACAACAGCAGCGCCTCGCGCACCGTCGTCGACCCTCCGCTGCCGGAAGGCAAGCGCGAAGAGATCCGCGCCATGGCGAAAAAGATCTTCCGCGCCATGGACTGCCGCGGCCTTTCGCGCGCCGACTTCTTCCTCGAAAAAGGCACGGACCGCGTCGTCTTCAACGAGATCAACACCATCCCCGGCTTCACGGCCATCAGCATGTACCCAAAGCTCTGGGAAGCCGCCGGCGTGCCGCTGCCCGATCTGGTGGAGAAATTGATCGAAAGCGCCGCCGTCACGCGTCGTCGCTGA